The Maridesulfovibrio sp. genomic sequence ATTTCCTCGCGGATGTCGCGGTAAAAATCAAGCTCTTCCTGATTGATGCGTTGTTGAAGTTCCCGTATTTCAAGGGAGTATTCATCTCTTTTGTTGTAGATTTCAGCAATTGCGGTGGTTATTTTTGCCAGTTCTGTTTTGCGCTGCAGCAACAACTGCCGGGAACCGATACCTTTTTTGACCATTGGTTCAAGCATGTCGTGCTGTTCTTTAAGCACCTTCTGTTCATCAAGCAGGTTTTTAACGTGCTTTTCGCTGGCGGAAAGGGCGGCCCTTGATTGTTGAATCTGCGTTTTGAGGATGTTTATTTTTTCATCCAGCGCATCTCCTCTGATGCGGGCGAACTGTATTTCGCTTTTTTCTTCCGGGGTGGATGCTTTTGCTGCAAATTCTTCTGTGTTCTTGGTGCTTTCCGCCATCAGACGATTGAGTTTGGCCTGCAACCGCTTCATTTTAATGAGTGATTTGTTGCGTTTCTCCGTGATGTGCGTGTTGGCGATAGCTACGATTTCCTGCCCTTTACGGACGGTATCGCCTTCCTCTACGAAGACTTTTTCAACCACACCACCCTCAAAGTGACCTACGATTTTATCAGTCAGGTTGGTTTCAACAACACCCTGTGCGCGTACGGTTTTCTCAATGTTGCTGGAGTGAGCCCAAAGTAGAAAAATAGTCATGAAGGCCAGGATCAGCAGCAGCACAATGCAGTTGCCGAGGCTTTTCTCCAGAGACCACAAGAGGTTGCTTTTCCAGTGTTTTCCCATGACTAACCCTGATTTGCCGGAGCCTGGCCGGAAAGTTTGCGTATGATCTGGTCACGTGGGCCATCAGCTACTATGCGGCTTTGATCAATAACCATAATCCGGTCCACAACTTCAAGAATCTGTGGTCTGTGGGTGACCACAAAAATGGATTTCTCAGCCATGGTTTCCTTGATCTGGTTGATGAGTATCCTTTCCTGCGTGGAATCCATGGAGC encodes the following:
- a CDS encoding HlyD family type I secretion periplasmic adaptor subunit, which codes for MGKHWKSNLLWSLEKSLGNCIVLLLILAFMTIFLLWAHSSNIEKTVRAQGVVETNLTDKIVGHFEGGVVEKVFVEEGDTVRKGQEIVAIANTHITEKRNKSLIKMKRLQAKLNRLMAESTKNTEEFAAKASTPEEKSEIQFARIRGDALDEKINILKTQIQQSRAALSASEKHVKNLLDEQKVLKEQHDMLEPMVKKGIGSRQLLLQRKTELAKITTAIAEIYNKRDEYSLEIRELQQRINQEELDFYRDIREEINLVSSELKSVREELNAANEQIIRSVIRSPIDGTIYKLSANTVGGIVRSGEALAEIVPLDATIRIEGKVKPSDRTKIWNGMMAKIRPSSYEFSDQTMLKAKIVNISAKTYFDDLTRSWYYRVIFNTVKEDAGKVKEFLPGMIVEVNILSGKESVLEYLLSPITRGMRGALSEHNTR